The proteins below are encoded in one region of Lactuca sativa cultivar Salinas chromosome 3, Lsat_Salinas_v11, whole genome shotgun sequence:
- the LOC111907381 gene encoding 40S ribosomal protein S3a, with protein sequence MAVGKNKRISKGKKGGKKKAADPFSKKDWYDIKAPSVFNTRSVGKTLVSRTQGTKIASDGLKHRVFDISLADLQNDEDHAHRKIRLRAEDVQGKNVLTNFWGMDFTTDKLRSLVKKWQSLIEAHVDVKTTDSYTLRMFCIGFTKKRANQVKRTCYAQSSQIKQIRRKMREIMVNQAQSCDLKELVQKFIPESIGREIEKATSSIYPLQNVFIRKVKILKAPKFDLGKLMEVHGDYAEDVGVKVERPAEEAEPEATEVIGA encoded by the exons ATGGCGGTTGG AAAGAACAAGCGTATTTCCAAGGGGAAGAAGGGTGGCAAGAAGAAAGC AGCCGATCCTTTCTCAAAGAAGGATTGGTATGATATCAAAGCGCCATCGGTGTTCAACACTAGAAGTGTTGGCAAAACCCTCGTCTCACGTACCCAGGGTACAaag ATTGCTTCAGATGGTCTGAAACACCGTGTCTTTGATATATCTTTGGCTGATCTCCAAAACGATGAGGATCACGCCCACAGAAAGATCCGTTTGAGAGCTGAAGATGTTCAAGGAAAGAATGTTTTGACAAACTTCTGG GGCATGGACTTCACAACAGACAAATTGAGATCACTTGTGAAAAAGTGGCAATCTTTAATTGAAGCCCATGTGGATGTGAAAACCACAGACAGCTACACTCTAAGGATGTTCTGCATTGGCTTCACCAAGAAACGTGCTAACCAAGTGAAAAGGACATGCTATGCACAATCTAGTCAGATTAAACAG ATTCGTCGCAAAATGAGGGAGATAATGGTAAATCAGGCACAATCTTGCGACCTAAAAGAGCTTGTGCAAAAGTTCATTCCTGAGTCAATTGGAAGAGAGATTGAGAAGGCTACATCCAGCATCTACCCTTTACAGAATGTATTCATTCGCAAAGTCAAGATCTTGAAAGCACCAAAGTTTGATCTTGGAAAGTTGATGGAG GTTCATGGTGATTATGCAGAAGATGTAGGTGTTAAAGTGGAAAGGCCTGCAGAGGAAGCAGAGCCAGAAGCAACTGAAGTAATTGGTGCTTGA
- the LOC111907380 gene encoding serine/threonine-protein kinase SAPK3 codes for MEEKYEPLKELGSGNFGVARLVRDKKTKELFAVKYIERGKKIDENVQREIINHRSLRHPNIVRFKEVLLTRTHLAIVMEYAAGGELFSKITSAGRFSEDEARFFFQQLLSGVSYCHSMEICHRDLKLENTLLDGSPSPRLKICDFGYSKSGLLHSQPKSTVGTPAYIAPEVLSRKEYDGKIADVWSCGVTLYVMLVGAYPFEDPEDPRNFRKTIGRIVSVQYSIPDYVRVSVDCRHLLSHIFVANPSKRITIPEIKKHPWFVKNMPKDLVEGEKTNYENASFDQSLQSVEEVNRIIQEAKVPGEGSTTTDGRPEIGGSMDPDEDDFDLENEIDYSGDHSAQI; via the exons ATGGAGGAGAAGTACGAACCATTGAAAGAGCTTGGTTCTGGGAATTTCGGAGTGGCAAGGCTGGTTAGAGATAAGAAGACTAAAGAGCTGTTTGCCGTCAAATACATTGAAAGAGGGaaaaag attGATGAAAATGTTCAAAGGGAAATCATTAACCACAGGTCATTAAGGCATCCCAACATCGTTAGGTTCAAGGAG GTGTTATTAACTCGGACACATTTGGCTATAGTCATGGAATATGCAGCTGGGGGTGAACTTTTTAGTAAGATCACAAGTGCTGGAAGATTCAGTGAAGATGag GCTCGGTTTTTCTTCCAACAACTTCTATCCGGAGTCAGTTACTGCCATTCTAtg GAAATATGTCATAGAGATCTGAAGCTAGAGAACACTCTCCTAGATGGGAGTCCATCCCCACGTCTCAAAATATGTGATTTTGGTTATTCAAAG TCTGGTTTATTGCACTCGCAACCGAAATCTACTGTGGGAACACCAGCTTACATTGCCCCTGAGGTTCTATCTCGGAAAGAATATGATGGaaag ATTGCAGATGTTTGGTCGTGTGGTGTGACTCTGTATGTTATGTTAGTTGGAGCTTACCCTTTTGAGGACCCTGAAGATCCTAGGAATTTTCGTAAAACCATTGGG AGAATTGTGAGCGTTCAATACTCAATACCAGATTATGTGCGTGTTTCTGTTGATTGTAGACACCTTCTTTCTCATATCTTTGTTGCAAACCCCTCTAAG AGAATCACGATACCAGAAATCAAGAAACATCCATGGTTTGTGAAGAACATGCCTAAGGATCTGGTTGAAGGTGAGAAAACAAACTATGAGAATGCAAGCTTTGACCAATCACTGCAAAGTGTTGAGGAAGTCAACCGGATCATACAAGAGGCAAAGGTTCCCGGAGAAGGCTCCACCACCACGGATGGGCGGCCGGAGATTGGCGGATCCATGGATCCCGATGAGGATGACTTTGACTTGGAGAATGAGATTGATTACAGTGGAGATCATTCTGCTCAAATCTGA